In the genome of Xyrauchen texanus isolate HMW12.3.18 chromosome 33, RBS_HiC_50CHRs, whole genome shotgun sequence, one region contains:
- the hdlbpb gene encoding vigilin: MSSVAVLTPESFAEHRSGLKDLEITGNVPEDEAYIPTYLEAFPPLPDKGAPGEKTGEPAGAWRKIQPIKASVITQVFHVPLEERRYKDNSQFGEGEEAKVCLDIMQKTGAHIELSLAKDQGLSIMVTGKLDSVMKARKEIVARLQTQASATVLIPKEHHRFVIGKNGEKLQELELKTATKITIPRSDDPNANIRITGTKEGIEKARHEILVISAEQDKRAVERFSLEKAFHPFIAGAYNQLIQELSQETGARISIPPPSLPKDEIVITGEKESVAMAIARIRAIYEEKKRKTTTISVEVKKSQHKYIVGPKGNTLQEILENTGVSVEMPPLDSASETIILRGEPDKLGPALTQVYAKAKSVIVVEVIAPAWLHRFIIGKKGQNISRITQHLPKVHVEFTDGEERICLEGPTEEVEQAQAQIQEIIKDLMARIDYAEINIDQRFYRHLIGKNGTNINRIKEQYKVSVRIPPDSEHCGMVRIEGDREGVQLARKELMDMAQRMENERTKDLIIEQKFHRAIIGQKGEKIKEVRDSFPEVIIIFPDQQQKSDIVQLRGPKNEVEKCTKFLQKLIAELVESSFSISVPIHKQFHKNIIGKGGANIKKIREETNTKIDLPTENSNSEMIVITGKKSNCDSARDRILAIQKEQANLKEAEVSIPAKLHNSLIGSKGSLVRSVMEECGGVHIHFPAEGSGLDKVTIRGPAEEVERARRQLLQLAEEKQVSNFSVEIPAKAEYHKFLIGRGGANIRRLRDRTGARIIFPSTDETEQEHITILGKEEAVRLAQRELETLIKNLDDVIEDSMVVDPRHHRHFVCRRGQVLRELAEEYGGVAVSFPRACTHSDSITLKGPRECVDAAKKCIQEIVHELESQVSVEVVIPQRYHRAVMGPKGCRIQQIAREHEVQIKFPDRDESAAQESAYQENGDTDLIPRKCDIITVTGRAEKCELARATLLALVPVMIDVEVSYDLHRYIIGQKGSGIRKMMEDYEVNIWVPQPEQQSDIIKITGQVSSVERARLGLLERVKELQAELEDRALRSFKVTLLVDPKYHPKIIGRKGAVISQIRKDYDVNVQFPDKSDEQQDVIVILGYEKNANEARAAIEQQVAALQEMVCEDIRLDRRVHARIIGARGKAIRKLMEEFKVDIRFPPPGSEDPNKVTVTGLPENVDDAIDHLLNLEEEYMLTVTETETMAAYMKPPSKAIGAGGNDEDSKALAKGFVVRDAPWNAQGNKAPDVSSSEEFPMFGSGIAPKQASAWGPKKC; this comes from the exons GTATTCCATGTCCCACTTGAGGAGCGGCGTTATAAAGACAACAGTCAGTTTGGTGAGGGTGAAGAGGCGAAGGTGTGCCTGGACATCATGCAGAAGACTGGGGCACACATTGAGCTCTCTCTGGCCAAAGACCAAGGCCTCTCCATCATGGTGACTGGAAAATTAGACTCGGTCATGAAAGCCAGGAAGGAGATTGTGGCGCGACTGCAAACTCAG GCCTCGGCGACTGTGCTTATTCCAAAAGAACATCATCGGTTTGTGATTGGAAAGAATGGTGAGAAGTTACAAGAGCTGGAGTTGAAAACAGCCACCAAGATCACCATCCCCCGCTCTGACGATCCCAATGCCAACATTCGCATCACTGGCACCAAGGAGGGCATTGAGAAAGCTCGGCATGAAATCCTGGTCATCTCCGCAGAGCAG GATAAGCGTGCAGTGGAACGTTTTTCTCTTGAGAAAGCTTTTCATCCATTCATCGCTGGTGCATATAACCAACTCATTCAAGAGCTAAGTCAAGAGACTGGAGCTCGTATCAGCATTCCACCACCTAGTCTGCCCAAGGATGAGATTGTCATTACCGGCGAGAAGGAATCAGTTGCCATGGCGATTGCCCGCATCCGGGCCATCTATGAAGAGAAG AAGCGGAAAACCACCACAATCTCGGTCGAGGTAAAGAAGTCACAACACAAGTACATAGTTGGCCCGAAAGGCAACACCCTGCAGGAGATCCTGGAGAACACAGGGGTGTCTGTAGAGATGCCTCCTCTGGACTCTGCCTCCGAAACCATAATTCTCAGAGGGGAGCCGGATAAACTGGGCCCGGCCCTCACGCAGGTGTACGCCAAG GCTAAAAGTGTGATAGTGGTCGAGGTGATTGCTCCAGCTTGGCTCCATCGATTCATCATTGGCAAGAAAGGACAGAACATCAGCCGCATTACACAGCATCTGCCTAAG GTGCATGTAGAGTTTACCGATGGAGAGGAACGCATCTGTCTGGAGGGACCTACGGAGGAGGTAGAACAAGCTCAGGCTCAGATACAGGAGATCATCAAAGACCTG ATGGCAAGAATAGACTATGCAGAGATTAACATTGACCAGCGTTTTTACAGACATCTCATTGGCAAAAATGGGACCAACA TAAATCGAATAAAGGAGCAGTATAAGGTATCAGTGAGGATTCCTCCGGACTCTGAGCACTGTGGGATGGTTCGTATCGAGGGTGATCGTGAGGGAGTACAGCTCGCTCGCAAGGAACTGATGGACATGGCACAGCGTATG GAAAACGAACGCACGAAAGACCTGATCATAGAACAGAAGTTCCACCGTGCCATCATTGGGCAAAAAGGAGAGAAGATCAAGGAGGTTAGGGACAGTTTCCCTGAG GTCATTATCATCTTTCCAGACCAGCAACAGAAAAGCGACATAGTGCAGCTCCGGGGGCCCAAAAACGAGGTCGAAAAATGTACAAAGTTTCTGCAGAAACTCATTGCTGAGCTG GTTGAGAGCAGCTTCTCAATATCCGTACCCATCCACAAGCAGTTCCACAAAAACATTATTGGCAAAGGAGGTGCTAACATCAAAAAG ATTCGTGAGGAGACCAACACAAAGATTGATCTCCCAACTGAGAACAGCAACTCCGAGATGATTGTGATCACTGGCAAGAAGAGCAACTGTGACTCTGCACGAGACCGAATCCTTGCTATCCAGAAAGAACAG GCCAACCTGAAGGAGGCTGAGGTTTCCATCCCAGCCAAGTTGCATAACTCTCTGATTGGCTCCAAGGGCAGTCTGGTGCGCTCCGTGATGGAGGAGTGTGGGGGTGTTCATATCCACTTCCCTGCAGAGGGATCAGGACTGGATAAAGTCACTATCCGAGGCCCTGCAGAAGAGGTGGAGAGAGCTAGGAGACAACTGCTGCAGCTGGCAGAGGAGAAG CAAGTCAGCAACTTCTCAGTGGAAATTCCTGCCAAGGCTGAGTACCACAAGTTCCTGATAGGCCGAGGGGGAGCTAATATTCGTCGTTTGCGAGATCGAACCGGAGCACGGATCATATTCCCTTCGACTGATGAGACAGAACAGGAGCACATTACCATTCTGGGTAAAGAGGAGGCTGTACGGCTTGCCCAGAGAGAACTGGAGACCCTCATAAAAAATCTG GATGATGTGATCGAGGACAGTATGGTCGTGGACCCTCGGCATCACCGTCACTTTGTCTGTCGGAGAGGGCAGGTGCTGAGAGAACTGGCGGAGGAGTATGGCGGTGTGGCCGTTAGCTTCCCTCGCGCATGCACACACAGTGACAGCATCACTCTCAAAGGGCCCAGAGAGTGTGTGGATGCTGCTAAGAAATGCATTCAGGAGATCGTTCATGAACTG GAGTCACAGGTGAGTGTGGAGGTGGTGATTCCCCAGCGGTACCACAGAGCTGTCATGGGACCCAAAGGCTGCAGGATACAACAGATTGCACGGGAGCATGAAGTCCAGATCAAATTTCCTGACAGAGATGAATCTGCAG CTCAGGAATCAGCATATCAAGAGAACGGCGATACAGACCTCATCCCTCGGAAGTGCGATATCATCACTGTGACGGGGCGGGCTGAAAAGTGCGAGCTGGCACGGGCAACTTTGCTT GCATTGGTTCCTGTGATGATTGATGTTGAAGTTTCCTATGACCTTCACCGTTACATCATAGGACAGAAAGGAAGTGGAATAAGGAAAATGATGGAGGATTATGAG GTGAATATTTGGGTTCCTCAGCCTGAGCAACAGTCAGATATCATAAAAATCACCGGCCAGGTGTCCAGTGTGGAGCGGGCCAGACTGGGGCTGCTGGAGAGAGTCAAGGAGCTGCAGGCAGAGCTGGAGGATCGA gcaTTACGGAGCTTTAAGGTGACCCTCTTGGTAGACCCCAAATACCACCCCAAAATTATAGGCCGGAAAGGAGCTGTCATCTCCCAAATACGCAAAGACTACGATGTCAATGTACAGTTTCCAGACAAGAGTGATGAGCAGCAG GATGTAATAGTGATCTTGGGTTATGAGAAGAATGCTAACGAGGCCAGGGCAGCTATAGAACAGCAGGTTGCGGCGCTGCAGGAAATGGTGTGTGAGGATATCCGGCTGGACCGGCGGGTCCACGCTCGCATCATCGGAGCTCGTGGCAAAGCCATCCGGAAACTTATGGAGGAGTTTAAA GTTGATATACGGTTTCCTCCTCCAGGTTCTGAGGACCCAAACAAGGTCACTGTCACAGGACTGCCAGAGAATGTTGATGATGCCATTGACCATCTGCTCAACCTGGAAGAAGAATAT ATGTTGACTGTGACTGAGACAGAGACTATGGCAGCCTATATGAAGCCCCCTTCTAAGGCAATAGGGGCTGGAGGAAATGATGAGGACAGCAAAGCCCTGGCTAAAGGCTTTGTTGTGCGGGATGCCCCTTGGAATGCTCAGGGGAACAAG GCACCAGACGTGAGCAGTTCTGAAGAGTTCCCTATGTTTGGATCTGGAATAGCACCAAAACAGGCATCTGCTTGGGGACCCAAAAAGTGCTAA